One region of Erwinia tracheiphila genomic DNA includes:
- a CDS encoding HlyD family secretion protein → MKAGQLLVKMERFTAENALEKAEKNYLAEVATLRNLQSGERPAELNIIHSQLQKARSVAEHAQRQLERYQALFRTKVISATEWENAREDYAQKRAQVDELFHQLEAKKLPAREAEIHRQQAIVESARVQRDKADWDIRQLEIVSPQDAKVFDILYRPGERPLAGRPIVSLLPEGNVKVRFFVPEKVVGVLRTGMKVRIYFDGYSGYVPCLLNYISPQAEYSPPVIYSSKRREKLLFMVEAVPEKTQQASLVKPGLPMRVEIVTDDSVLH, encoded by the coding sequence GTGAAAGCCGGGCAGTTACTGGTGAAAATGGAGCGGTTTACCGCTGAAAATGCCCTGGAAAAAGCGGAAAAGAACTATCTGGCCGAAGTCGCGACATTGCGTAACCTGCAGTCTGGTGAGCGTCCCGCAGAACTCAATATTATCCATTCACAGCTGCAGAAAGCCCGGTCAGTGGCCGAGCATGCACAAAGGCAGCTTGAGAGGTATCAGGCGCTTTTTCGCACCAAAGTCATTTCTGCAACAGAATGGGAGAATGCCAGAGAAGATTATGCCCAGAAGCGTGCACAGGTCGATGAACTGTTTCATCAGCTTGAGGCTAAAAAGCTACCCGCCCGCGAGGCTGAAATTCACCGTCAGCAAGCGATCGTTGAGTCTGCAAGAGTGCAACGTGATAAAGCCGACTGGGATATCCGACAATTAGAAATCGTATCTCCTCAGGACGCAAAGGTTTTTGACATTCTGTATCGTCCCGGAGAACGGCCACTAGCCGGGCGACCAATAGTCAGTTTATTACCTGAAGGAAACGTGAAAGTGCGTTTTTTCGTACCGGAAAAAGTAGTTGGCGTGCTCAGAACTGGCATGAAGGTCAGAATTTATTTTGACGGCTACTCTGGGTATGTACCCTGCTTACTCAATTACATCAGCCCGCAAGCTGAATACAGTCCGCCGGTCATTTACAGCAGCAAGCGTCGGGAAAAACTGCTGTTTATGGTGGAAGCCGTACCTGAAAAAACACAGCAAGCAAGTCTGGTAAAGCCGGGTTTGCCGATGAGAGTGGAGATCGTTACCGATGACTCAGTTTTGCATTGA
- a CDS encoding lysophospholipid acyltransferase family protein, producing MDNSGKIIEEFFPGKSFSERTRNFIVWLIGEKKLSSILMKSSGNWGVSWTESVLEALQISCKAHHGDFDNIPVKGPAIIISNHPSVMDGLALINTVARVRKDIKIVANHVLKVTFPEASEITIGIRNMQGKMGHSQLKEMNHHLMMGGVLIICPAGRLASLTLGGLRESRWQEGFVRLAIKHKAALVPVFIKGRNSFWYYLTASIWRPLSNLMIFREIARHQGRRMCLKICPQVFLQQTEVDKKDYAATALMLQKHLFGVSRNKSELFPSYPPLTRPVSRQQLLLAFSRSELLERLSDGKQVFLYRYQGEGWSPVIHELGRLREICYRAIGAGTGRRSDTDCFDRDYHHIVLWDPDELEIVGAYRLIPVAEQWATRGIDGLYSYHLFRYPNDVIPQIKKSIEVGRGFIQQHYQKSNALDALWKGIFSYIQRFPQAENLLGVLSIPGQFSRENKQLIVAFYTTWFSAEGTQTFSHNRKFFVDEKQISDLFEGKDYEKEWMLLNKKLRDSGCELPWPYKQSAKWFKQGGSTFLCFIKDDDFNSVAGLNLSRIATLKSMYQYHYLKKIRDDKKE from the coding sequence ATGGATAATTCAGGCAAGATAATTGAAGAGTTTTTTCCGGGAAAATCGTTTTCAGAAAGAACAAGAAATTTTATTGTATGGCTCATAGGTGAAAAAAAACTATCCTCAATATTAATGAAGTCATCTGGTAATTGGGGAGTTTCCTGGACCGAATCTGTATTAGAGGCACTGCAAATTAGTTGTAAAGCACATCATGGAGATTTTGACAATATTCCGGTAAAAGGGCCTGCAATTATAATATCAAACCATCCTTCCGTCATGGATGGGCTGGCGTTAATAAATACGGTTGCCAGGGTCAGAAAGGATATTAAGATTGTGGCGAATCATGTTCTGAAAGTGACCTTTCCTGAGGCCAGTGAGATCACTATTGGGATCCGAAATATGCAGGGAAAGATGGGACACAGCCAATTAAAAGAAATGAATCATCACCTGATGATGGGTGGGGTTCTGATTATCTGCCCGGCGGGGCGTCTTGCCAGCCTCACCCTTGGTGGCCTTAGAGAGTCCCGTTGGCAGGAGGGGTTTGTCAGGCTTGCGATAAAACATAAGGCTGCACTGGTTCCGGTCTTTATAAAAGGTAGAAACAGTTTCTGGTACTATTTAACAGCATCGATCTGGCGACCACTTTCTAATCTAATGATTTTTCGTGAAATTGCTCGTCACCAGGGGCGCAGGATGTGCCTTAAAATATGCCCACAGGTGTTTTTGCAGCAAACAGAAGTAGATAAGAAAGATTATGCTGCGACTGCATTGATGCTACAGAAGCACTTATTCGGTGTTTCCAGAAATAAGTCTGAATTATTCCCCAGCTATCCTCCCCTGACCAGACCCGTATCCAGACAACAACTTCTGCTGGCTTTCAGTCGAAGCGAACTGCTGGAAAGACTCAGTGATGGAAAACAGGTGTTTCTTTATCGGTATCAGGGAGAAGGCTGGTCGCCTGTTATTCATGAGTTGGGCCGACTCCGGGAAATTTGTTACCGTGCTATTGGAGCAGGAACAGGGCGTCGTAGTGATACTGACTGCTTTGATCGCGATTATCATCACATTGTACTGTGGGACCCGGATGAACTTGAGATTGTGGGAGCCTATCGGCTGATCCCGGTTGCAGAGCAATGGGCCACAAGAGGTATAGACGGTCTTTACAGCTACCATTTGTTCCGCTACCCAAATGATGTCATCCCGCAGATTAAAAAAAGTATTGAAGTAGGGCGTGGTTTTATTCAGCAACATTATCAAAAGAGCAATGCTCTGGATGCCTTATGGAAAGGTATATTTAGTTATATTCAACGCTTTCCACAGGCTGAAAATTTACTTGGTGTATTATCCATTCCAGGACAATTCTCAAGAGAAAATAAACAACTTATCGTTGCTTTTTACACCACCTGGTTTTCCGCAGAAGGTACGCAGACTTTTTCACACAACAGAAAGTTCTTTGTTGACGAAAAACAGATATCTGATTTATTCGAAGGCAAGGATTACGAAAAAGAATGGATGTTGCTGAATAAAAAGCTCAGAGATTCAGGCTGTGAATTGCCATGGCCTTACAAACAGTCTGCGAAATGGTTTAAGCAGGGCGGATCAACGTTTCTCTGTTTTATCAAGGATGACGATTTTAACTCCGTAGCAGGGCTGAATTTATCCAGGATCGCAACGTTAAAGAGCATGTATCAATACCATTATTTAAAAAAAATCAGGGATGATAAGAAAGAGTGA
- a CDS encoding YicC/YloC family endoribonuclease produces MIRSMTAYARHEVKDEWGCAAWELRSVNQRYLESYIRLPEQFRGLEPVIRERIRNRLTRGKIECNLRFDCSPHAQSKLVLNEKLAIQLVQAANWLKMQSDEGEINPVDILRWPGVMSAEEHNLDLISSELLKALDVALDNFIASRETEGLALKTLIEQRLKGVSTEVEKVRSHMPDVLKWQRERLISKFEEVQVQLDSNRVEQELIMLAQRVDVAEELDRLTAHVKETYNILNKNEAVGRRLDFMMQEFNRESNTLASKSINADITASAIELKVLIEQMREQIQNIE; encoded by the coding sequence ATGATCCGCAGTATGACTGCCTACGCACGACACGAAGTTAAAGATGAATGGGGCTGCGCTGCCTGGGAGCTCCGTTCTGTCAATCAGCGCTATTTGGAAAGTTACATCCGTTTGCCTGAGCAATTTCGTGGTTTGGAACCGGTGATCCGTGAGCGTATTCGTAATCGACTCACGCGAGGCAAAATCGAATGTAACCTGCGTTTTGATTGCAGTCCCCATGCACAAAGCAAACTGGTGCTGAATGAAAAATTGGCAATTCAGCTGGTACAGGCCGCTAATTGGCTAAAAATGCAGAGTGATGAAGGAGAAATTAATCCAGTCGATATCTTACGCTGGCCTGGCGTGATGTCTGCGGAGGAGCACAACCTTGATCTGATATCGTCAGAATTGCTAAAAGCGCTTGATGTTGCTCTCGATAACTTTATCGCTTCCCGTGAGACGGAAGGTTTGGCGTTAAAAACGCTAATTGAACAACGACTTAAAGGTGTCAGTACCGAAGTGGAAAAAGTACGTTCACACATGCCCGACGTGTTGAAATGGCAACGTGAGCGACTGATCAGTAAGTTCGAAGAAGTACAGGTGCAGTTGGACAGTAATCGTGTGGAACAAGAACTGATTATGTTGGCTCAACGTGTAGATGTCGCTGAAGAACTCGACCGTCTGACAGCACATGTGAAAGAGACTTATAACATTCTTAATAAGAATGAAGCCGTTGGACGTCGCCTTGACTTTATGATGCAAGAATTTAATCGTGAATCTAATACTCTTGCCTCAAAATCCATCAACGCTGACATTACCGCATCGGCAATTGAACTTAAGGTGCTGATTGAGCAAATGCGCGAGCAGATTCAAAATATCGAATAA
- a CDS encoding DUF3289 family protein, with amino-acid sequence MSALKFPFTVYQTRHRFNDYSTDDMKCGDLSEKQLRSDLGLDDVSDVVDPWTGKEVSIFNSFRDTRPKSKTEMAELLFNEFLRVSMPAYYLGHHQIFNNLVKHLYHGNGKSYSSPFLDTAYKDLIISGQTSPLSPLIVIKSSLDKIIATGQKGLSDSDIDLITQAIRNSILPKFNRWADSFNGLGMSIHDIHATNIQISQLDIADNGYVAKIKFTGQDHFGLDKTDIMNPKFHFIRAFRIWFVLQRWEQFAFKPFLTKMKAEFEINTRRN; translated from the coding sequence ATGTCAGCATTGAAGTTCCCCTTTACCGTTTATCAGACACGGCACAGGTTTAATGATTACAGCACTGATGATATGAAGTGTGGAGATCTTAGTGAAAAGCAACTAAGAAGCGATTTGGGTTTGGATGATGTTTCTGATGTCGTTGACCCCTGGACTGGAAAAGAAGTATCTATATTCAACTCCTTCCGTGATACCCGTCCAAAATCCAAAACAGAAATGGCTGAACTGCTTTTCAATGAGTTTCTTCGTGTTTCAATGCCTGCATATTATCTTGGACATCACCAAATATTCAACAATCTCGTAAAGCATCTTTATCACGGGAATGGGAAAAGTTATTCCAGCCCTTTTCTTGATACTGCATATAAGGATTTAATTATTAGTGGGCAAACATCTCCACTCTCCCCACTTATAGTAATTAAGTCTTCATTAGATAAGATCATAGCTACCGGACAAAAAGGTTTATCAGATTCAGATATAGATTTAATAACACAAGCTATAAGAAATTCAATACTTCCTAAGTTCAATAGATGGGCTGATAGTTTCAATGGATTAGGAATGTCGATACATGATATTCATGCTACAAACATACAGATAAGTCAACTCGATATAGCTGATAATGGTTATGTCGCAAAAATAAAATTTACAGGGCAAGACCATTTCGGTCTCGATAAAACTGACATCATGAATCCCAAATTTCATTTTATTAGAGCCTTTCGTATTTGGTTTGTTCTTCAAAGATGGGAACAATTTGCTTTCAAGCCTTTTTTAACCAAAATGAAAGCAGAGTTTGAAATAAATACCAGGAGAAATTAA
- a CDS encoding DUF943 family protein, with protein MRLKNIIVFIVALAMLALFYVSFFNSPKVLAIHGSDTSKDFLVKNIPFSDSDKIKWWDNNRVKTISSRETYNVSIWNSDGKYQKLAPKNSGAFPDHDTDYLLCFDDMKTDENCIDKSNWIMDITKTKDGYTYYRFDGESYYRKPSGELVKGERFTTTIK; from the coding sequence ATGAGACTCAAAAATATTATAGTTTTTATTGTAGCATTGGCAATGTTAGCATTATTTTATGTTAGCTTCTTTAATTCTCCAAAAGTGCTTGCAATTCATGGTTCTGATACCAGCAAAGATTTTTTAGTTAAAAACATTCCCTTCTCTGATAGTGATAAAATAAAATGGTGGGATAACAATCGAGTCAAAACCATTTCTTCCCGTGAAACTTACAATGTTTCAATCTGGAACTCTGATGGTAAGTATCAAAAGCTCGCTCCTAAGAACTCAGGTGCTTTTCCAGACCACGACACTGACTACTTACTATGCTTTGATGACATGAAAACAGATGAGAATTGTATAGACAAGTCAAACTGGATCATGGACATCACTAAAACAAAAGATGGATACACTTACTACCGATTTGATGGCGAGTCTTACTATCGAAAACCTTCTGGTGAACTGGTCAAAGGTGAACGATTTACGACAACCATTAAGTGA
- a CDS encoding phage integrase central domain-containing protein, which produces MPERVYRKDIAPTIGRLALVKVNPLDVRSILQKITDSGRPTISNDALLYMKQLFDHAIKLGLLLNNPADLPPVLDTTFS; this is translated from the coding sequence ATACCTGAACGGGTTTACCGGAAAGATATTGCCCCTACTATAGGTAGACTTGCTTTGGTGAAAGTTAACCCCCTCGATGTTCGCTCTATCCTGCAAAAAATTACAGATAGCGGAAGGCCAACAATTTCAAATGATGCCCTGCTCTACATGAAGCAACTCTTCGACCATGCAATCAAGCTTGGATTATTGTTAAACAATCCAGCTGACCTGCCCCCAGTATTAGATACAACCTTCAGTTAG
- a CDS encoding IS3 family transposase (programmed frameshift) produces MKKRFSDEQIISILREAEAGVSARELCRKHAISDATFYTGRKKFGGMEVPEVKRLKSLEEENARLKKLLAEAMLDKEALKVALGRKFLTTDQKREAVEVMCEITGLSQRRACRLAGLSLSTCRYSVQRPAADAQLSLRITELALERRRFGYRRIWQLLRREGLHVNHKRVYRIYHLNGLGVKRRRRRKGLATERLPLLRPDAPNLTWSMDFVMDALASGRRIKCLTCVDDFTKECLTITAAFGISGVQVARILDGLALFRGYPATIRTDQGPEFTCCALEQWAFEHGVELRLIQPGKPTQNGFIESFNGRFRDECLNEHWFSDILHARKIINDWRQDYNESRPHSSLNYQTPLEFAACWRNGKHEEKPTDITN; encoded by the exons ATGAAGAAGCGATTTTCCGACGAACAGATCATCAGTATTCTCCGCGAGGCCGAAGCCGGGGTTTCGGCCCGGGAACTCTGCCGCAAGCATGCTATTTCAGACGCTACCTTCTACACCGGGCGCAAGAAGTTTGGCGGCATGGAAGTCCCCGAAGTGAAGCGGCTCAAGTCACTTGAAGAGGAGAACGCCCGCCTCAAGAAGCTGCTCGCTGAAGCCATGCTGGATAAGGAGGCGCTTAAGGTGGCTCTGGGCCGAAAGT TTCTGACGACAGACCAGAAGCGGGAAGCCGTGGAAGTCATGTGTGAGATAACGGGTCTGTCGCAACGTCGTGCCTGCAGGCTGGCCGGTCTGTCCCTTTCAACCTGCCGTTATTCGGTTCAGCGTCCGGCTGCTGACGCGCAACTATCTCTGCGTATCACAGAGCTGGCACTTGAACGTCGCCGATTTGGTTACCGGCGTATCTGGCAGTTATTGCGTCGGGAGGGCCTTCACGTCAACCACAAGAGGGTTTACCGCATCTATCACCTTAACGGTCTGGGTGTAAAACGCAGGCGACGCCGTAAGGGTCTGGCGACTGAGCGGCTTCCGCTTCTCCGCCCGGATGCGCCGAACCTGACATGGTCGATGGATTTTGTCATGGATGCACTTGCCAGCGGCCGCCGGATTAAGTGCCTGACCTGCGTGGATGATTTCACGAAGGAGTGTCTGACGATCACCGCCGCTTTCGGTATTTCAGGCGTTCAGGTCGCACGTATTCTGGACGGCCTCGCGCTGTTTCGCGGCTATCCGGCAACGATAAGAACCGATCAGGGCCCGGAATTTACCTGCTGTGCGCTCGAACAGTGGGCTTTTGAGCATGGTGTAGAACTGCGACTTATCCAGCCGGGTAAGCCAACACAGAACGGATTTATTGAGAGTTTTAACGGACGCTTTCGGGATGAATGCCTGAATGAGCACTGGTTCAGCGATATTCTTCATGCCCGGAAAATCATTAATGACTGGCGGCAGGATTATAACGAGTCCAGACCTCATTCATCGCTGAATTACCAGACGCCGCTTGAATTTGCAGCATGCTGGCGAAACGGGAAACATGAAGAAAAACCAACCGACATTACTAACTGA
- a CDS encoding DUF2913 family protein, which yields MRNMEKAGHLARCALIDLLTAREDGLVESASQENLFITQWLAQVKKQRRFSCDVATDVDWILNQGRTLGVRARLRHKLDYLWRSCTGELSEQNDLFRLTYALELAKQYDRVYHVLSDSEWRGRRQIQPSPSVNSICLLKSALDIGFNDDGTQVLPVLARIGGRA from the coding sequence ATGAGAAATATGGAAAAAGCGGGTCACCTGGCAAGGTGTGCTCTTATAGACCTGCTGACTGCCCGGGAAGATGGACTGGTGGAGTCGGCGTCGCAGGAAAACCTGTTTATTACTCAGTGGCTTGCGCAGGTGAAAAAACAGCGCCGCTTTTCATGCGACGTGGCCACCGATGTTGACTGGATACTCAATCAGGGCCGTACGCTCGGCGTTCGTGCGCGACTGCGCCATAAGCTGGATTATCTCTGGCGGAGCTGTACCGGTGAACTGTCCGAGCAGAACGACCTTTTTCGCCTGACCTATGCGCTGGAGCTGGCGAAGCAGTACGACCGGGTGTATCACGTCCTCAGCGACAGTGAGTGGCGCGGTCGACGTCAGATTCAGCCTTCGCCATCGGTAAACAGCATCTGTCTGCTGAAAAGCGCGCTGGATATCGGTTTTAATGATGACGGGACGCAGGTGCTACCGGTGCTGGCGAGAATTGGCGGCCGCGCCTGA
- the yihI gene encoding Der GTPase-activating protein YihI, with translation MNQPARAPHGKKPATKRKTHDQINSEARDRKREKRQRGNTSGSRTNPAAAEKKSSQVAKEKDPRIGSKKPIYLGKDVQPVKKMAKSTRPEVEKKVAHLTPEEELAALENDERLDALLDRLENGETLKAEDQAWVDQTLDRIDVLMEKLGIALDDNVDDEKAEENMYRLLKGGN, from the coding sequence ATGAATCAACCTGCACGTGCGCCCCACGGCAAAAAACCGGCAACAAAACGTAAAACGCACGATCAAATCAACAGCGAAGCACGCGATCGTAAACGTGAAAAAAGGCAACGTGGCAATACGTCTGGTAGCCGCACAAATCCGGCCGCTGCTGAAAAGAAAAGCAGCCAGGTCGCCAAAGAAAAAGATCCTCGCATTGGTAGCAAAAAACCGATCTACCTTGGCAAGGATGTTCAGCCAGTGAAAAAAATGGCAAAATCAACCAGACCCGAGGTTGAAAAAAAAGTTGCTCATCTGACGCCAGAAGAAGAGCTGGCCGCGCTGGAAAATGATGAGCGTCTGGATGCGTTGTTGGATCGACTGGAAAACGGTGAAACCCTGAAAGCAGAAGATCAGGCCTGGGTCGACCAAACGCTTGATCGCATTGATGTGTTGATGGAAAAGCTGGGCATTGCCCTCGATGATAACGTGGATGATGAAAAAGCGGAAGAAAATATGTACCGCCTGCTGAAAGGTGGGAACTGA
- the hemN gene encoding oxygen-independent coproporphyrinogen III oxidase — protein MEWGRALLQKYNISGPRYTSYPTALEFHEDYDETAFVQASQRYPDRPLSLYIHIPFCHRLCYFCGCNKLVTRQRHKADDYIAALAVEIASRARLFSHRIVTQMHWGGGTPTWLNKRQITRLIALLRQHFTFSEGAELSIEIDPREIELDMLDHLWAAGFNRLSMGVQDFNKDVQKKVNRVQDEATIVDLIAHAKRLGFVSVNLDLIYGLPMQTPESFALTLKKVIAQVPDRLSVFNYAHMPNLFAAQRKIKSEELPDAGQKMAILQQSVATLAQAGYQFIGMDHFALPGDELAIAQRQGRLHRNFQGYTTHDANDLLGMGVSAISMIGDSYAQNHKVLKNWYAELTQQQTALWRGLELTHDDCLRRDVIKTLICNFSLNFADYETATRRFTDYFAEDLALLTPFISDGLVECDEKGLRVTNKGRMLVRNICMCFDLYLREHVRIQQFSRVI, from the coding sequence ATGGAATGGGGTCGGGCGCTGCTCCAGAAATACAATATCTCGGGGCCTCGCTACACTTCATATCCTACTGCACTGGAGTTTCACGAGGATTATGACGAGACGGCATTTGTACAGGCAAGCCAGCGTTATCCTGACAGGCCACTGTCGCTCTACATTCATATCCCATTCTGCCATCGATTATGCTACTTCTGCGGCTGTAACAAACTGGTGACCCGTCAGCGGCACAAAGCAGATGATTATATTGCAGCGCTTGCCGTGGAAATTGCATCCCGCGCCCGGCTGTTTAGTCACCGCATTGTTACCCAAATGCACTGGGGCGGAGGCACGCCGACCTGGCTGAACAAAAGGCAAATTACCCGACTGATCGCTCTGTTACGTCAGCACTTCACCTTTAGTGAAGGGGCGGAGTTATCCATTGAAATTGATCCCAGAGAGATCGAACTGGATATGCTGGATCACCTGTGGGCGGCGGGTTTTAATCGTTTGAGCATGGGGGTACAGGATTTTAACAAGGACGTGCAGAAAAAGGTCAATCGTGTTCAGGATGAAGCGACGATCGTTGATCTTATTGCGCATGCCAAAAGGCTGGGTTTTGTTTCTGTCAATCTGGATCTGATTTATGGATTGCCGATGCAAACGCCGGAAAGTTTTGCGTTGACGCTGAAAAAAGTGATTGCGCAGGTTCCCGACCGACTCAGCGTATTTAACTACGCACATATGCCAAATTTGTTTGCGGCCCAGCGTAAAATCAAAAGTGAAGAATTGCCGGATGCCGGGCAGAAAATGGCTATTTTGCAGCAGTCTGTCGCGACACTTGCACAAGCAGGCTATCAGTTTATCGGTATGGATCATTTCGCCTTGCCCGGTGATGAGCTGGCTATCGCCCAGCGACAGGGGCGGCTACATCGTAATTTTCAGGGCTATACAACTCATGACGCTAACGATCTGCTGGGAATGGGCGTTTCTGCCATTAGCATGATAGGTGACAGCTATGCGCAGAATCACAAAGTCTTAAAAAACTGGTATGCAGAGCTGACACAGCAGCAAACCGCGCTGTGGCGCGGGCTTGAACTGACGCACGATGATTGCCTGCGTCGTGATGTGATTAAGACGTTGATCTGTAACTTCTCGTTAAATTTCGCTGATTATGAAACGGCCACGCGGCGTTTTACCGATTATTTCGCGGAGGATCTGGCCCTGCTGACTCCGTTTATCAGCGATGGGCTGGTGGAATGCGATGAAAAGGGTCTGCGTGTGACGAATAAGGGGCGGATGCTGGTGCGCAATATCTGCATGTGTTTTGATCTCTATCTGCGTGAGCATGTCCGTATTCAGCAGTTCTCGCGGGTGATCTGA
- a CDS encoding ABC transporter substrate-binding protein codes for MKTTNMGVSFRTATCLLVVLQISVEADAARVPTGTALAPVQEIVRGNGTEPATLDVQRAESNEAFNIINDLFEGLVSIDAGGQPRPALAASWETSDNVTWTFHLRSGLTWSDGSPLTARDVVFSWRRLADPKTASPYASFADYAHIKNAVQVMQGKLAPDQLGITAPDDRTVKVTLEQPVSYFLQFVAHPSLFPVSEHNLEQYGDSWTRPGHMVSSGPYKLEQWVVNEKIVVSRNGRYWNNADTVINKATYLPLSDSTAELNRYLAGEINLTDTISAIDFPRMKKERPSEVKVSPILGVFYYEINNRRAPFNDARVRQALDLALDKGVIANKVLGKGQQPAWTVLPLSMGETALTPPEWATWTQEKRVAKAQALLQAAGYSSSHPLQFSLLYNASEDNRRLAIAAASMWKKTLGAQVNLQNQEWKTLLDTMHQGQFDMVRYLWAGDYNEPSTFLNTFRSGDSQNTAFYRSPAFDAAVKAAGLASTSKEAAKYYQQASNIISSDAPVIPVFYSVQNRMVKPQVGGYAPSTLGFYYMKDLYLRK; via the coding sequence ATGAAAACAACGAATATGGGAGTATCTTTTCGGACTGCAACCTGCCTGCTGGTGGTGTTGCAGATAAGCGTTGAAGCGGATGCGGCCAGGGTGCCAACTGGTACAGCTCTGGCACCTGTGCAGGAAATCGTCAGAGGGAATGGCACGGAGCCGGCAACGCTGGATGTTCAACGTGCGGAGAGCAACGAAGCGTTCAATATTATCAACGATCTGTTTGAAGGCCTGGTCAGTATCGATGCTGGTGGGCAACCCAGGCCTGCGTTGGCGGCGTCCTGGGAAACCTCAGATAATGTGACCTGGACTTTTCATCTGCGTTCTGGTTTGACCTGGTCCGATGGCAGCCCGTTGACCGCTCGGGACGTGGTCTTCAGCTGGCGGCGGCTGGCGGATCCAAAAACGGCGTCGCCTTACGCTTCTTTTGCTGATTATGCCCACATCAAAAATGCCGTCCAGGTTATGCAAGGAAAACTGGCACCTGACCAATTAGGTATCACTGCCCCGGACGACCGCACGGTAAAGGTTACCCTCGAACAGCCCGTTTCCTATTTTCTTCAGTTTGTCGCACATCCTTCTTTATTTCCGGTCAGTGAACATAACCTTGAACAATATGGTGACAGCTGGACAAGGCCCGGGCACATGGTCAGCAGCGGACCTTACAAACTGGAACAGTGGGTAGTCAATGAGAAGATTGTGGTGAGCCGTAATGGCCGCTACTGGAATAATGCTGACACGGTGATCAACAAGGCGACCTATTTACCACTGAGTGACAGTACGGCCGAATTGAATCGCTATCTTGCGGGCGAAATTAATCTTACCGACACAATCAGCGCCATTGATTTTCCGCGAATGAAAAAAGAAAGACCGTCGGAGGTTAAAGTCTCACCGATACTCGGCGTGTTTTATTATGAGATTAACAACCGTCGTGCGCCCTTCAACGATGCCCGCGTACGTCAGGCGTTGGATCTGGCTCTTGATAAAGGCGTCATTGCGAACAAAGTACTTGGCAAAGGACAGCAACCGGCATGGACGGTTTTACCGCTTTCCATGGGCGAGACAGCCCTGACACCACCTGAGTGGGCAACCTGGACACAGGAAAAAAGAGTGGCTAAAGCACAGGCATTATTGCAGGCGGCGGGTTATTCGTCTTCACATCCTTTGCAATTCAGTCTGCTTTACAATGCGTCTGAGGACAATCGACGGCTGGCTATTGCGGCTGCGTCAATGTGGAAAAAAACGCTTGGTGCTCAGGTTAACCTGCAAAATCAGGAGTGGAAGACCTTGCTGGATACCATGCACCAGGGACAGTTTGATATGGTGCGCTACTTATGGGCAGGGGATTACAACGAGCCGTCCACCTTCCTGAACACCTTCCGCAGCGGAGACAGTCAGAATACGGCTTTTTACCGCAGTCCCGCCTTTGATGCTGCCGTTAAGGCCGCGGGGCTGGCTTCCACGTCAAAAGAAGCAGCGAAATATTATCAGCAGGCCAGTAATATCATCTCCAGCGATGCTCCCGTTATACCGGTATTTTACAGCGTACAAAATCGGATGGTTAAACCTCAGGTTGGAGGATATGCCCCGTCCACTCTGGGTTTTTATTACATGAAGGATCTCTATCTGCGTAAGTAA
- a CDS encoding YshB family small membrane protein has translation MLESIIHFVTQTAETGAHTPQTAMAAIMCALMLNLFH, from the coding sequence ATGCTGGAATCAATTATTCATTTCGTTACGCAAACCGCAGAAACTGGTGCGCATACCCCGCAAACCGCGATGGCAGCAATTATGTGTGCGCTAATGCTAAATTTATTTCACTGA